The genomic DNA ATAAGTTACTTTAAATACTAGATTCCTCACCCAAATGTTGATCTTCAGAGGGTCACACAGATAATTAAACTCTTAACTTTGTATCTTCTCTTTAACATTTCCTTTCCCTTATCAACAACCACACCTTCCTtgtaatatgtttatttattctttcagaCAATTATAAAGGTGATCAACTGCAACGTGAAGACTACAGTCAAGGTAAAAGAATGtgtatttacttttactttacttaaaaaacaaaaaaacaaattaactcAAGCCATAAATTTGCTTCAAATAagaaaatgtttgcttttttctacAGATGTGCAAAATAATCCTTCCAGGCATGGAGAACAGGTTTCCTAcccatgttttctttattaaatgtaACATATAAAGCTCAAGTCCAGACACAGACCCtagttgcatgtcatacccttctctccagctgtttcctgtctctctgcaccTTCCATAGTCAAGTAAAGATGTGCAGATTAACAAGGGGTTTCTAGTCACAAATGTAAGAGATAATTATTTCACTGTTGCATGGGCATATTCTTCATCTACAGAGGGAAAGGAGTGATTGTAAACATTTCGTCTGGAGTTGCTTCTATTCCTTGCCCCCTGTACTCTCTGTATGCTGCATCTAAGGTGAATAGAGAGTCACCATTACACCTCTAATTCCCCTGGTTGATTTTGTATAATCACTGATGTGTGTGcgatgtgcatttgtgtgtgactgtgtgcatcATCACCTTACTCTTATAGgtgtttgtggagagattttcTCAAGGTCTTCAAGCGGAGTACAAAGATAAAGGGATTATTATACAGGTGCTTTGATTCTTACTGAGACTCACaggaaaaagaaatgatgaCTTGATAACctaaaagtcattaaaaagaaaaatcttcttttaactttctctttctctctgtccttctcttttctcaggCAGTGGCTCCATTTGGGGTCTCCACTCGAATGGCAGGTTTCCAGCAAACCAACATAGTTACCCTGTCACCGGAGGACTTTGTAAAGAGCTCTCTGCATCATCTCAGAGCTGGAGACAAAACATACGGCAGCGCCTGTCACACAGTCCTGGTAAGATTCACTGGCACAATCATCTGATAATGCCAATTAACATGGCAGGAAACTAATTTGTCCTTGTGAATATGGATGTGTGCATACAGGGCTGGTTACTACAATCCATTCCTCGCAAGATTCTCTATGCAGACAGTATGCTAAACATCTCACAAGACTATGTCAGGAAAAAACAGCACAGAAGATATCAACCTCCACATCAAGTGCAGCTATTGAAAATGGAAGATACAAATAACCTGGAATAGCAATGTAAAATGCCTCTATAAGTAAAGTTTTGATTTTGGAGCTGGTGTTGACAAATTGTTCTCCCATTTAAATGTAGAGATGAACTGGATTTTGTAACTTGTGAAAGTTATACTATTATTAGATAGTTCAGTAAACAATACTATGATTTTGGTatttcttttgttctgttttagGTAAGCCACCCTCAGTAAAACCTTTAAGATTCATAACCTTTTTCAAATTACTAAGgtttagattttcttttaagaatcaaatatatatctatatatatatacatatatatagttgTCTCTGGCAttagaaaaaacagaaatttgCCTTTCGGGGGCATCATAGACCCAGGAGAGCTCAGTTTCAAAACTCCTCAGCAATAATGTGCAGTTATGTCTCAAATGTTATATTGTTTGATTTACTTTGACTCCTGAACATGTCATTTTTGTTGATCAATGTTCTCcactttattatataaaatgaatagatTCTAATTTTGCTATAAATCACTGGcaatttgttattttatgtatgtgtgaagTCAGTGATGTTTTTGATGTTGGTAGGTCTTTGCTCAGTGATGACTGCTGAGTTGACTTTTTTGTTCTCTtggtgaaagacaaaaaagatgaGGTCATAACACATATTCAACGACCAAACATCAgaaacaaaattacaaaacatatataaatatatccaAAATCTCTCAAACCTTTACTACTAATAGTACTCCAAACCATACCTTTCAACAGGtatgtacatattttttttaaatgtttaatttttaaaactatattttcaTACAAGCATTCTTTTGTCcttcaattaaatgaaaattaCACCCTCTGACTCAACAAACGTGTTTCATAGTCCTAAGAATATGAATGATAATGAGTCTGGCGTCTTATCTGTTTAACTGGAGGAGCCGTCCTGTTCTGCTACTCACCTCCACACACGCACCActctaacacaaacacacctgtaacTCCCATTAGAACCCACCTGTCCCCCTCTGAGATGGAGGAAACATTCGATCAGATGAATACAACACCAGACGACTTAGTTGTGTCGTCAGTCACCACTCTGATATCCACAAAACCAGTTGGAGCGGAAGAGAATTGATGAGTTCCTACCTGGATCCTGAGAAATGGGAATACACAGGAGACCTGGGTTTGATAGCCTGCTGCTCACAGAATGATGTACAGTGTTTAAAGCATACACAAGCTTTCCCTGACGCAGAtctgtgcacatacagtacatatgcagatgcagacacacacaccatttgAATTAGTATGTGCTACCAAGACATCTGACCTAAAAGAGTCACTAATCATGGGCTGACCAGGCTGTTTAGACAGCCGTGATGAATGATCCTCCCCATGAGAGATAGTGCAGGGAATAGGAAAAGTGGCTTGAGAAACAGAGAGCGAAAGGAGGGAGGTCAGAGTCACCCTGAGCTTAGATGCCTATGCCTGGCCTGACTTTGATAAAAGCAAGATATTTTCACATGAAGATAAGCATTTATTTATCTCATATGACACCCAATAAAATGGTAACAGAACTTttgcaacatttaaaacactgtaaaaataaaagtacaagTCTAGACAAGAAATTAACCAATAAACAATCTAAAGGCAGTTTAAGGGTCAAATAAAGCCAAGTCTAGTGTAACACTTTAGTTTTAAGAGATACAAATGGATCTTATTAAAGTGAATTAAAAGTTTgtaatttatgtttgtttttgtattataatTGTGAACTTTAATGTGATTAACTCAGAGATTTGAATCTTCTGGACACTTTGACATACTCTAATGTATTGATGTTATTTTATGTCTCTTGGTATTAATATTTATGTGATAGGTAAATCTCGAAagtattatgatttttttttttaaattactgaaTGTTTATCTGTaagttttttaatgtttgatgtAGCTGTAATCCtgacacctgtaacacacagaTGTTAGGAAAATGTCAGTATTTGAACATTTCATGAAGCAGATTGTGAGCTCACCTTCTGTTCTACTTGGGATGTTGACATGAGCAGCTCCTATTTGTATCAGCATCAATATGGTTCCAGAAAAAGGTTAAACTACAtggttttattgtctttttatggGTCCATTAAACTGCTGAAACTGATCGACTGGACTTTGGAATTATCTGAAATGTAAGTACATCCATTGCATATGTGAATCAGAATTAGATCCAGGTTGGTTTAAATTGTCCATACAATGTGTGTaacataatgtaaaaatgtttatagtgacattgtaaaatgtattcatacatGTAATGTTCACTGTGTGGTTTATTATACTCCGCTGAGCATTGTAACATTTGATATGACCACTAGAGGGCACAAAATGCAAAGGTTTCATACTGTAGTTCTTCGTGATAGAGGATTGGATCCGCAGCAGAACATGGGGGCTAGCGcgtgcgcgcgcgcgcacacacacacacacacacacacacacacacacacacacacacaccaaatttAAACAGGCCACTTACA from Scomber japonicus isolate fScoJap1 chromosome 9, fScoJap1.pri, whole genome shotgun sequence includes the following:
- the hsd17b3 gene encoding 17-beta-hydroxysteroid dehydrogenase type 3, with product MDSMELFFISLGAAVVVYYGVKLLLFSRMFYPKVWFPLPESFFSSMGEWAVVTGASEGIGRAYAFALAEHGMNVVIMSRTKATLDQVAKEISDATGQRVKVVVADFTKENVFSEIEDQLKDLNIGVLVNNVGMLPSFIPCKFLESTDLDQTIIKVINCNVKTTVKMCKIILPGMENRGKGVIVNISSGVASIPCPLYSLYAASKVFVERFSQGLQAEYKDKGIIIQAVAPFGVSTRMAGFQQTNIVTLSPEDFVKSSLHHLRAGDKTYGSACHTVLGWLLQSIPRKILYADSMLNISQDYVRKKQHRRYQPPHQVQLLKMEDTNNLE